From a region of the Oncorhynchus mykiss isolate Arlee chromosome 32, USDA_OmykA_1.1, whole genome shotgun sequence genome:
- the LOC110488319 gene encoding tumor necrosis factor receptor superfamily member 11B, which produces MTLFFMLMLVSGDGSMALHARTFKNDDRYSGLSLVCDRCPPGTYLRTPCSATRKSDCAECPNGAYTEFWNHISKCLRCSMCAENQVVKQACSPSNNCECECKEDYYFNKRYEACIKHKECPPGYGANTTGTPQQDTECVQCQAGFYSEVSSAKATCQAQSNCKVGGLRVVLKGQDWHDTLCASCHDLKTRDGAEYLHEILPTFFIQLHQTMGIKRMRRLATRLPQEGGKKPLIGTVMKLNRRGLHDFMNSWDLSAGNDQVRKLPEVLRKIGAFNMGDKLERKLAYIDQQSKLCEELVEVAQNEFK; this is translated from the exons ATGACG CTTTTTTTTATGTTGATGCTAGTTAGTGGTGATGGCAGTATGGCACTACACGCCCGAACTTTCAAGAACGATGATCGTTACTCTGGTCTTTCGTTAGTGTGTGACCGCTGTCCACCTGGAACGTACCTCCGCACGCCCTGCAGTGCAACGCGAAAGAGCGACTGTGCGGAATGTCCCAATGGGGCATACACTGAATTTTGGAACCACATCTCCAAGTGCCTGCGCTGCAGCATGTGCGCCGAGAACCAGGTTGTCAAGCAGGCGTGTTCTCCATCCAACAACTGCGAGTGCGAGTGCAAGGAGGATTACTACTTCAACAAGAGATACGAAGCATGCATCAAACATAAAGAATGTCCCCCCGGGTATGGAGCGAATACTACAG GTACACCACAACAAGATACAGAATGTGTGCAGTGCCAGGCCGGATTCTATTCTGAAGTTTCCTCCGCAAAAGCGACCTGTCAAGCGCAATCAAACTGCAAAGTTGGTGGACTGCGCGTGGTTCTGAAAGGCCAGGACTGGCACGATACACTGTGCGCCTCATGCCATGACCTCAAAACTCGTG ATGGAGCTGAATATCTGCATGAAATCCTTCCTACGTTCTTCATTCAACTTCACCAGACGATGGGAATCAAAAGAATGCGTCGGTTAGCAACGAGACTGCCACAAGAGGGAGGCAAGAAACCGCTCATAGGAACGGTCATGAAGCTTAATAGAAGGGGTCTTCACGACTTTATGAACAGTTGGGACCTAAGTGCAGGGAACGATCAGGTTAGGAAACTTCCTGAGGTGTTGAGGAAGATAGGGGCCTTCAACATGGGAGACAAACTAGAGCGTAAACTGGCATATATCGACCAGCAATCCAAACTCTGTGAAGAGTTAGTTGAAGTAGCCCAAAATGAGTTCAAGTAG